From Echinicola soli, a single genomic window includes:
- a CDS encoding DUF3098 domain-containing protein yields MNNNLPFSKRNYLLMLIGIAIIVVGFIIIGLDSEPHGFGFMGLTLGPLVTLFGFIFEFYAIFSKSKSEE; encoded by the coding sequence ATGAACAACAATTTACCTTTCTCTAAGAGAAATTACCTTTTGATGCTGATCGGCATTGCCATCATCGTGGTAGGATTTATCATTATCGGTCTGGACAGCGAGCCACACGGATTCGGTTTTATGGGACTTACATTGGGTCCCTTGGTCACCCTTTTTGGTTTCATTTTTGAGTTCTACGCCATTTTTTCAAAATCTAAATCTGAGGAATAA
- a CDS encoding M56 family metallopeptidase, with translation MAHLIDYIWQSSFCLLFFFGIYWVFLRREKVFGFTRVFLLVTPVLALLFPLIEIPVEFSKPTISLENTDFLQYLTAQEAKDDIAASYGLPEVTVESTKLPILLEWKDYLFLGYVAIALLLTFRLLWQFLQLRLLTEKGWYQTVFNLKSSYFLIPTFGLAPVFSFFNRLFWDDSQQLKPEEKEHIIKHEIEHIRQGHSWDMMYYQILSILFWFNPGIHLMRNALIDTHEYSADANVVKQTANKDTYTNLIVKIAFKGLDLPVGNYFIRSTTLKRIMMMKSNKKTNWFKLLMVVPLTAMLLALVSMKTISTSSFFDTGSSMSLANMKELIEQAQDTISVSTKVMHIPNPKHYEYVSSLTEGKVTAQLGNLQYEIGNISDDEEYADVLEMINIFKHHSRFTKNYNTPDLHTTADIMPEAKGGMDEWNKFLSKNLRYPTEARKIGMTGDIYIEFVVSKEGKVLHPTLKRSLGMGLDDEILRIFSLESMPEWNPGIIDGKPVNTLMVLPIRFKLDGEVAKSKSFFGTPSYSSDKDVFDVVEKMPAPQGGMEGWSEYISRNIEYPKDAMEKGVEGTVYVTFIVDKDGTTRDPQILRGIGSGADEEAMRLVMNSPKWSPGEQKGTNVPVKMRLPIKFELNKKNKPVKPNKLDEVVVVGYGAVTENKSTSPLLNYNTFEEGKEPLLVIAGKKYQKEKLSHLSPEDIKSINVLKDESAFEKYDEEGKYGVIEITLKDGVLWPRKSEEKSTSNIQNTNKDLPKLTIGKDPLYIVDGAITKKSALKHAYGPDDIESISVLKNGDAINLYGSKAQNGVIQITTKNKP, from the coding sequence ATGGCACATCTGATCGACTATATCTGGCAGAGCTCATTCTGCTTGTTATTTTTTTTCGGGATATATTGGGTTTTCCTGAGGAGGGAAAAAGTATTTGGCTTTACACGGGTATTTTTACTCGTCACACCCGTTTTGGCCTTGCTGTTTCCCCTTATCGAAATTCCAGTGGAATTTTCAAAACCCACCATATCCCTGGAAAACACGGACTTTTTACAGTATTTGACTGCGCAAGAGGCGAAAGATGACATAGCAGCAAGCTATGGACTGCCAGAAGTAACGGTAGAAAGCACCAAACTTCCCATTCTTTTGGAATGGAAAGACTACTTGTTCCTTGGATATGTGGCAATCGCACTTTTACTCACTTTCAGGCTGTTATGGCAATTTCTACAGCTAAGACTACTTACTGAAAAGGGCTGGTACCAAACGGTCTTCAATTTGAAAAGCAGTTATTTTTTGATACCGACTTTTGGCCTGGCACCGGTTTTTTCTTTCTTTAACAGGCTCTTTTGGGACGATAGCCAGCAGCTAAAGCCAGAAGAAAAAGAGCACATCATCAAACACGAAATAGAGCATATCCGTCAGGGACATTCCTGGGATATGATGTACTATCAGATATTGAGCATTTTGTTTTGGTTTAATCCGGGTATCCATTTGATGCGGAACGCCTTAATCGACACCCACGAATATTCGGCAGATGCCAACGTGGTCAAACAAACCGCAAACAAAGACACCTATACCAATCTTATTGTCAAGATAGCATTTAAGGGACTGGATCTTCCTGTTGGCAACTATTTTATAAGATCGACAACCTTAAAACGCATTATGATGATGAAAAGCAACAAAAAGACCAATTGGTTTAAACTACTGATGGTGGTACCCCTGACGGCCATGTTATTGGCATTGGTCTCCATGAAGACCATTTCCACCTCCAGTTTTTTTGATACTGGATCCAGTATGAGCTTGGCCAATATGAAAGAACTGATCGAGCAAGCACAGGATACCATCAGCGTGAGCACTAAAGTGATGCACATTCCCAATCCAAAACACTATGAATATGTATCTTCCCTAACAGAGGGAAAAGTCACTGCGCAGCTTGGAAACCTACAGTATGAAATTGGCAACATTTCAGATGACGAGGAATATGCCGATGTGCTGGAAATGATCAATATTTTCAAACACCACAGCCGCTTCACCAAAAACTACAACACACCAGATCTCCATACGACCGCGGATATAATGCCCGAGGCAAAAGGTGGCATGGACGAGTGGAATAAGTTTCTATCCAAAAACCTTAGGTACCCAACAGAGGCAAGAAAGATCGGAATGACTGGTGATATTTACATAGAGTTTGTGGTAAGCAAAGAAGGCAAAGTCCTACACCCCACCCTTAAACGATCTTTGGGTATGGGCTTGGACGATGAAATCCTGAGAATTTTCTCCTTGGAAAGTATGCCAGAATGGAATCCAGGCATCATCGATGGAAAGCCCGTCAACACGCTCATGGTCCTTCCCATCAGGTTTAAACTCGATGGAGAAGTGGCCAAGTCGAAGTCATTCTTTGGTACTCCCTCCTACTCATCTGACAAAGATGTGTTTGACGTAGTAGAAAAAATGCCCGCTCCCCAAGGGGGCATGGAAGGCTGGAGCGAATATATTTCCAGGAACATCGAATATCCTAAAGACGCCATGGAAAAAGGCGTAGAAGGGACAGTTTACGTAACCTTTATTGTGGATAAGGATGGCACAACCAGGGATCCCCAGATTTTGAGGGGAATTGGCAGTGGCGCGGACGAAGAGGCCATGCGCTTGGTCATGAATTCACCTAAGTGGTCCCCTGGTGAACAAAAAGGCACCAATGTCCCTGTGAAAATGAGGCTTCCGATCAAGTTTGAATTAAACAAAAAAAACAAACCTGTCAAACCCAACAAGCTGGATGAAGTAGTCGTAGTGGGATATGGAGCGGTCACAGAAAATAAAAGCACTTCTCCTCTACTCAATTATAATACATTCGAAGAGGGAAAAGAACCTTTGTTAGTAATCGCTGGTAAGAAATATCAGAAAGAAAAACTTTCCCACCTATCCCCCGAGGACATCAAAAGCATCAATGTACTGAAAGATGAATCAGCGTTTGAGAAATATGATGAAGAAGGAAAATATGGTGTGATCGAAATCACACTAAAAGACGGCGTGTTATGGCCCAGAAAATCCGAGGAAAAATCTACCAGCAATATCCAAAACACAAATAAAGATCTCCCAAAACTAACAATTGGTAAAGACCCTCTATACATTGTCGATGGGGCAATCACCAAAAAGTCAGCACTTAAGCATGCATATGGCCCAGATGATATCGAATCCATTTCTGTACTAAAAAATGGAGATGCCATTAATCTTTATGGATCCAAGGCTCAAAATGGAGTCATCCAAATCACAACAAAAAACAAGCCGTAA
- a CDS encoding BlaI/MecI/CopY family transcriptional regulator codes for MRELTRAEEQVMQILWGIEKGFVKDILAKMSSPKPAYNTVSTIIRILEKKGFVKHKAYGKSHEYYPIVTKDQYRSFSIKNLLTGYFGGSFSKLASFFAKDENLDIKELEKLMNEVKGDVK; via the coding sequence ATGAGAGAGTTAACAAGAGCTGAGGAACAAGTAATGCAAATCTTATGGGGTATCGAGAAAGGCTTCGTCAAGGATATCCTGGCCAAAATGTCATCGCCCAAACCGGCCTACAATACCGTATCTACGATCATTAGGATCTTGGAGAAGAAGGGTTTTGTCAAGCACAAAGCTTATGGCAAGTCCCATGAATATTACCCGATCGTCACAAAAGACCAATACAGAAGTTTTTCGATCAAGAACCTGCTGACCGGTTATTTTGGTGGTTCGTTTTCAAAACTGGCTTCCTTCTTTGCCAAAGATGAAAACTTGGACATTAAAGAATTGGAAAAATTGATGAATGAGGTAAAAGGCGATGTAAAATAA
- a CDS encoding bifunctional riboflavin kinase/FAD synthetase: protein MKIYEGLDHFKPVKNAIVTSGTFDGVHLGHQKILDRIDNMAERMRGETVLITFWPHPRLVLYPEEHNLRLLTTFEEKARLLEMFGIDHLITIPFTKDFSQMTSEEFIQKVLIKKIQTEKLVIGYDHRFGKNREGSFEHLMANKTRYGFEIEEISREDIDNVGISSTKIRAALLEGNVKEANEFLGREYELNGIVIKGQQIGRSIDFPTANIHVPNNYKLIPGDGAYAVRVGVGQEMYNGMLNIGNRPTVDGIEKTVEAHLFDYNDNLYDKQITVYFTEFLRPERKFANLEELKAQLERDKQKARHILGL, encoded by the coding sequence ATGAAGATTTACGAAGGCCTGGATCATTTTAAACCTGTCAAAAACGCCATTGTCACCAGTGGCACCTTTGACGGGGTGCACCTGGGACACCAAAAGATCCTTGACCGGATCGACAATATGGCAGAAAGAATGCGTGGAGAAACCGTTCTGATCACTTTTTGGCCTCATCCCAGGCTGGTGCTTTACCCGGAAGAACACAATCTAAGACTGCTGACGACTTTTGAGGAAAAAGCACGGTTGCTCGAAATGTTTGGCATCGATCACCTGATCACCATCCCTTTTACCAAGGACTTTTCTCAAATGACCAGTGAGGAATTTATCCAAAAGGTGCTGATCAAAAAAATCCAAACCGAGAAACTTGTCATCGGCTATGACCACCGGTTTGGCAAAAACAGGGAAGGCAGTTTTGAGCATTTGATGGCAAACAAGACCCGATATGGCTTTGAGATTGAGGAAATATCCCGGGAGGACATCGACAACGTCGGCATCTCCAGCACCAAAATAAGAGCAGCCTTATTGGAAGGAAATGTAAAGGAAGCAAATGAATTTTTAGGGAGGGAATATGAACTAAACGGCATCGTCATCAAAGGCCAGCAAATCGGCCGCTCCATCGACTTCCCTACCGCCAATATCCATGTGCCGAACAATTATAAATTAATCCCGGGAGACGGAGCTTATGCCGTGCGTGTAGGCGTAGGCCAGGAAATGTACAACGGGATGCTCAATATCGGCAATCGCCCCACTGTGGACGGCATCGAAAAAACGGTAGAAGCCCATCTTTTTGATTATAATGACAACTTGTACGATAAACAAATCACAGTTTATTTCACGGAATTTTTGAGACCGGAAAGAAAATTTGCAAATTTAGAAGAGCTAAAAGCTCAACTTGAAAGAGATAAGCAAAAAGCAAGGCATATTCTTGGTCTTTGA
- a CDS encoding VOC family protein codes for MDYTQIKETCLYIPDLDRAEEFYHKKLGMPVISKEEGRHIFFRCGTAVLLCFIPETTKNEKVLPPHFASGKQHIAFEVEASAYPKSKAELIEKGIVITHEQEWKDGLESCYFEDPFGHVLEIVPRGIWE; via the coding sequence ATGGATTACACGCAAATCAAAGAAACCTGTCTCTATATCCCTGACCTGGATCGGGCGGAGGAATTTTATCATAAAAAACTAGGTATGCCGGTGATTTCCAAAGAGGAAGGCCGGCATATTTTTTTTAGGTGTGGGACAGCCGTACTGCTTTGTTTTATTCCTGAGACCACCAAAAACGAGAAAGTGCTGCCTCCCCACTTCGCCAGCGGCAAACAGCACATTGCCTTTGAGGTAGAAGCTAGTGCCTACCCAAAGAGCAAAGCAGAATTGATCGAAAAGGGCATTGTCATTACCCATGAACAAGAGTGGAAAGACGGCCTTGAGAGTTGCTATTTCGAAGATCCCTTCGGCCATGTGCTAGAAATCGTCCCCAGGGGAATTTGGGAGTAG
- a CDS encoding alanine/glycine:cation symporter family protein, which yields MKEIVEVVNNIVWSYALIGLCLAAGIYFSIRTRFLQVTYLKEMFRLLFKGESSEKGVSSFQAFAIAISGRVGTGNIAGVAMAIAMGGPGAIFWMWVIAFLGGASAFVESTLGQVYKEVNEGQYRGGPAYYIEKGLGVKWYAMLFAFATIVSMTLLMPGVQSNSIALSVQNAFGVPVEYTGMGITFFLGLIIIGGVKRISKVAEVVVPFMAAAYILMAMIIIGTNITEVPTVLTLIIKSAFNLEAAFSGVFGMAIAWGVKRGIYSNEAGQGTAPHAAAAAEVSHPAKQGLVQAFSVYVDTLFVCTATALMILFTGQYNVVHPDGGFIRENLPGVEVGPEYTQYAVATHFPDLGSGFVAISLLFFAFTTIMAYYYIAETNLSYLNRFKHRAWSLWALRIMILVATYYGTVKTAKVAWMLGDIGVGLMAWLNVIAILLLRKPAMKTFEDYRKQLRSGKDPVFKAKEAGVDNADFWK from the coding sequence ATGAAAGAGATTGTAGAAGTGGTCAATAATATCGTGTGGAGTTATGCCTTGATCGGACTCTGCTTGGCGGCAGGTATTTATTTTTCGATCAGGACGCGTTTTTTGCAGGTTACTTACCTGAAAGAAATGTTCCGCTTGCTCTTTAAGGGCGAGTCTTCCGAAAAAGGTGTTTCATCCTTCCAGGCCTTTGCCATTGCCATCTCAGGTAGGGTGGGCACCGGGAATATTGCTGGCGTGGCCATGGCCATTGCGATGGGAGGCCCCGGTGCGATCTTTTGGATGTGGGTCATTGCTTTTTTGGGCGGGGCGTCTGCTTTTGTGGAGTCTACACTTGGACAGGTGTACAAGGAAGTAAACGAAGGCCAGTACCGAGGAGGACCGGCCTATTATATCGAAAAAGGATTGGGCGTAAAGTGGTACGCGATGTTGTTTGCTTTTGCGACCATCGTCAGTATGACCTTGCTCATGCCGGGAGTGCAGAGCAATAGTATCGCCTTGAGTGTTCAGAATGCCTTTGGAGTACCGGTGGAATATACAGGAATGGGCATTACTTTTTTTCTGGGATTGATTATTATCGGCGGTGTAAAGCGGATTTCAAAAGTGGCCGAAGTGGTGGTGCCTTTTATGGCTGCTGCTTATATTCTGATGGCCATGATCATCATTGGAACCAATATTACAGAAGTGCCCACTGTTTTGACTTTGATCATTAAATCGGCGTTTAACCTGGAGGCGGCTTTCAGTGGTGTTTTTGGAATGGCCATAGCCTGGGGGGTGAAGCGTGGAATCTATTCGAATGAAGCCGGACAGGGCACCGCACCCCATGCTGCTGCAGCGGCAGAAGTGAGCCATCCGGCGAAGCAGGGCTTGGTACAGGCATTTTCGGTATATGTGGACACCCTGTTCGTCTGCACGGCCACCGCACTGATGATTCTTTTTACAGGCCAATACAATGTCGTCCATCCCGACGGAGGATTTATCAGGGAAAACCTACCAGGAGTGGAAGTGGGGCCAGAATATACCCAATATGCCGTGGCGACGCATTTCCCGGACTTGGGAAGCGGTTTTGTAGCCATTTCCCTGTTGTTTTTTGCCTTCACGACCATCATGGCTTATTACTATATTGCTGAAACCAATTTAAGTTACCTTAATCGCTTCAAACACCGGGCCTGGAGTTTATGGGCATTGAGGATCATGATTTTGGTGGCGACGTATTATGGCACGGTGAAGACCGCGAAGGTGGCCTGGATGCTAGGAGATATTGGCGTAGGATTGATGGCCTGGCTAAACGTGATTGCCATATTGCTGCTGAGAAAACCAGCCATGAAGACTTTTGAGGATTATAGAAAACAACTCCGATCCGGAAAAGATCCTGTTTTTAAAGCAAAAGAAGCAGGAGTGGACAATGCGGATTTCTGGAAGTAA
- a CDS encoding cell division protein FtsX, with product MGKSSRKKKRLGSFKFTSVLFSTTLSLFIVGLFGVIVIQAKTLTSIIRENIEVQVFLHKNITEADQGKLGKLLENQPYILQKDDGAQLSYITADEAAATFLEDTGEDFSKFLDDNPLRDSYVLSINEEYQTSEKMEKIVADIQKMDGVFEVTYMNDLVESINKNLMKVSIVLGAFILILVVTVIILINNTIRLALFSQRFLIRSMQLVGATRGFIRRPFLNRSFLFGALAGIISSAMLYGLIEYTKANIDGFALLQNNRMQLMLFGGLVLLGAILSFFSTLRAVNKYLRMSLDELY from the coding sequence ATGGGCAAATCTTCAAGGAAAAAGAAAAGATTAGGGAGTTTTAAATTTACGAGTGTGCTTTTCAGTACCACCCTCTCACTTTTCATTGTAGGACTTTTTGGTGTCATCGTCATTCAGGCCAAGACACTCACTTCGATCATTCGTGAAAACATCGAGGTACAAGTGTTTTTGCATAAAAACATCACTGAAGCCGATCAGGGCAAACTCGGCAAACTTCTCGAAAACCAGCCGTATATCTTACAAAAGGATGATGGAGCCCAGCTTTCCTATATCACGGCCGATGAGGCAGCAGCGACGTTTTTGGAAGATACCGGTGAAGATTTCAGCAAATTCCTGGATGACAATCCCCTCCGTGACAGCTACGTCCTGTCCATCAATGAGGAGTACCAAACCTCCGAAAAAATGGAAAAGATCGTGGCCGATATCCAAAAAATGGACGGGGTCTTCGAAGTAACCTATATGAACGATCTGGTAGAATCCATCAACAAGAACCTCATGAAAGTCAGTATTGTCCTTGGGGCTTTTATCTTGATTTTGGTCGTTACCGTGATTATATTGATTAATAATACCATCAGATTGGCACTTTTCAGCCAGCGCTTTCTGATCAGGAGCATGCAGCTGGTAGGTGCCACGAGGGGATTTATCCGCAGGCCATTTCTGAACCGCTCCTTCTTGTTTGGAGCACTGGCCGGCATCATCTCCTCGGCCATGCTTTATGGTCTGATCGAATACACCAAAGCCAACATAGACGGATTTGCATTGCTCCAAAATAACCGAATGCAACTGATGCTTTTTGGAGGACTGGTACTCTTGGGAGCCATCCTTTCCTTCTTCAGCACCCTCAGGGCAGTAAACAAGTATTTACGAATGTCTTTAGACGAACTTTATTAA
- the truB gene encoding tRNA pseudouridine(55) synthase TruB yields METPYGEVFLVNKPYRWTSFDVVKKIRNTLKIKKVGHAGTLDPLATGLLIICAGKKTKSINDFMGQEKEYTGTFVLGKTTASFDLEQEVEEVADPSHLSLEAIQEACKILTGDIMQVPPTHSAIKKDGKRVYESARKGIDVKLDPRPVTVSVFEITRCELPEIDFRIVCSKGTYIRSLARDLGEALQVGAYMSALTRTRIGDFHLSDAFEVNTIVEKIKGEAHS; encoded by the coding sequence ATGGAAACACCTTACGGAGAAGTATTTCTGGTCAACAAACCTTACCGCTGGACCTCTTTCGATGTGGTCAAAAAGATCAGGAACACCCTCAAAATCAAAAAAGTAGGCCATGCGGGCACCTTGGATCCGCTGGCAACTGGCTTATTGATCATTTGTGCCGGTAAGAAGACCAAAAGCATCAATGATTTTATGGGACAGGAGAAGGAATATACGGGGACTTTTGTCCTCGGAAAAACCACTGCATCTTTCGACCTCGAGCAGGAGGTAGAAGAGGTGGCTGATCCCTCCCACCTCTCCTTGGAAGCTATCCAGGAGGCCTGCAAAATCCTTACGGGAGATATCATGCAAGTGCCCCCTACTCATTCCGCCATCAAGAAAGATGGCAAGAGGGTCTATGAATCTGCCAGAAAAGGAATTGATGTAAAATTGGACCCCAGACCGGTGACCGTCTCTGTATTTGAAATCACCCGATGTGAACTTCCCGAAATAGATTTTCGTATTGTCTGTTCCAAGGGCACTTATATCAGGAGCCTCGCCAGGGACTTGGGCGAGGCACTTCAGGTAGGTGCTTATATGTCCGCACTGACACGCACAAGAATTGGTGATTTTCACCTTTCAGATGCGTTTGAAGTCAATACTATTGTAGAAAAAATCAAAGGAGAAGCCCATTCATGA
- a CDS encoding undecaprenyl-diphosphate phosphatase: MTIIEAIILGIIQGLTEFLPVSSSGHIELGSFLLGVQAADNLLFTVVVHAATALSTIVVFRKDLATIIKDLFKFQWNDGTQFTAKILLSMIPIGIVGVLFEEQIEMLFGGKIVFVGAMLLVTATLLAFSHFAAKRDGHVTFPKAVVIGIAQTIAIMPGISRSGSTIATALLIGVEKERATRFSFLMVLLPILGASGIKMLKYMEDPSLAAGISMTVLSAGFIAAFIAGLAACIWMINIVKRGKLIYFAVYCAIVGLIALIGGLTM; encoded by the coding sequence ATGACCATCATCGAAGCGATTATCCTGGGCATCATTCAGGGGTTAACTGAATTTTTGCCTGTTTCCAGTAGTGGCCACATTGAACTGGGCTCCTTCCTGCTAGGTGTCCAGGCAGCTGACAACCTGCTTTTCACCGTTGTGGTTCATGCCGCTACGGCGCTGAGCACCATTGTGGTATTCAGAAAGGACCTGGCGACGATCATCAAGGACCTCTTTAAGTTCCAGTGGAACGACGGCACGCAGTTTACTGCTAAAATATTGCTATCCATGATTCCAATCGGCATCGTAGGTGTGTTGTTTGAAGAACAGATCGAAATGCTTTTTGGGGGGAAAATTGTATTTGTGGGTGCCATGCTATTGGTCACTGCTACCCTTCTGGCCTTTTCCCACTTTGCTGCCAAACGGGACGGACACGTTACTTTCCCTAAAGCAGTGGTAATTGGCATTGCCCAGACAATTGCCATCATGCCGGGGATCAGTAGGTCAGGATCGACGATTGCGACGGCATTGCTGATCGGTGTGGAAAAAGAAAGGGCCACCAGGTTTTCTTTCTTAATGGTGCTTTTGCCCATATTGGGCGCCTCAGGAATCAAAATGCTCAAGTACATGGAAGACCCCAGCTTGGCTGCAGGCATCTCCATGACCGTCCTTTCAGCGGGTTTTATCGCAGCATTTATCGCCGGGCTGGCCGCGTGTATCTGGATGATCAATATCGTAAAACGCGGCAAGCTTATTTATTTTGCCGTATACTGTGCCATTGTGGGGCTTATTGCACTCATTGGCGGATTAACAATGTAA
- a CDS encoding homoserine dehydrogenase encodes MTNRIGLFGFGVVGQGYYEIAKNHRPALLPETIVVQNKNKKRDHSLQFSFDPKDILDDPCDIGIELISDPAQAYDYVSSLLKSGKKVISANKKMLSAHLPALLELEKTYGGSLLYEASAAAGIPIITCLDCHFAGDDISKLQGILNGSSNYILTRLFQDDLSLQEAVKLAQENGFAEADPTLDINGSDVSSKLTILSLHAFGRYIPEGEILTIGVQHVHAADVALAKSLGLKIKLIATAQKDKEGLNLHILPTLVGDNDPLFLVENEYNAAKITSQNLGEQFFQGKGAGSLPTGASVYADLTKAEKGYGYSYDKLNGKKITTELPQAASLEVIISADSPDALHPVIGSASIHQANGRYWAISTVSTAELIKRLPAIEANKLSIVALNNTISEDNVLAQIQRQETVNIS; translated from the coding sequence ATGACTAACCGCATTGGTTTGTTTGGCTTTGGAGTGGTTGGCCAAGGATATTATGAAATTGCTAAAAACCACCGCCCAGCGCTTTTACCTGAAACAATTGTCGTACAGAACAAAAATAAAAAAAGGGATCATTCACTGCAGTTTTCCTTTGATCCGAAAGACATTTTGGATGATCCTTGTGACATCGGAATAGAGCTGATCTCGGATCCCGCACAGGCTTATGATTATGTCAGCAGCCTGCTAAAATCAGGAAAGAAAGTCATTTCAGCAAACAAAAAAATGCTTTCTGCCCACTTGCCAGCACTATTGGAACTGGAAAAAACTTATGGAGGAAGTCTTCTGTATGAGGCATCCGCTGCAGCAGGTATTCCGATCATTACTTGCTTGGATTGCCATTTTGCCGGGGACGATATCAGCAAGCTCCAAGGCATCCTCAATGGTTCCTCAAACTACATTCTAACCCGATTATTTCAGGATGACCTTAGCCTACAAGAGGCCGTAAAACTAGCCCAAGAAAATGGATTCGCAGAAGCAGACCCTACACTGGATATCAACGGAAGCGATGTCAGCAGCAAACTGACCATTCTGAGCCTCCATGCTTTTGGAAGGTATATCCCCGAAGGGGAAATCCTGACCATCGGAGTGCAGCATGTACATGCCGCAGATGTGGCGCTGGCCAAATCCCTGGGCCTAAAGATCAAGCTGATCGCCACAGCCCAAAAAGACAAAGAGGGCCTAAACCTGCACATCCTTCCTACTTTGGTCGGTGACAATGATCCATTGTTCTTGGTAGAAAATGAATACAATGCAGCAAAAATAACTTCCCAAAACCTTGGCGAACAATTCTTCCAAGGGAAAGGTGCCGGAAGCTTACCGACAGGTGCTTCCGTTTATGCGGACTTGACCAAGGCCGAAAAAGGCTATGGTTACAGCTACGATAAGCTCAATGGCAAAAAAATCACTACCGAACTTCCACAAGCTGCATCCTTGGAAGTAATCATCAGTGCGGACAGCCCTGATGCCCTGCATCCAGTAATCGGAAGTGCCTCCATCCACCAAGCCAATGGAAGGTATTGGGCCATCAGTACTGTTTCTACTGCCGAGCTCATCAAACGCCTCCCGGCCATAGAAGCCAATAAGCTCTCGATCGTAGCACTCAATAATACTATTAGTGAAGATAATGTCCTTGCCCAAATCCAAAGACAGGAAACCGTTAATATAAGCTAA
- a CDS encoding 30S ribosomal protein THX, producing MKTKRGKTHRGTFGKSRPRKNQNIATKKEQSQATK from the coding sequence ATGAAGACCAAAAGAGGTAAAACCCACAGGGGGACCTTTGGTAAAAGCAGACCGCGTAAAAATCAAAATATAGCTACCAAAAAAGAACAGTCACAAGCCACCAAGTAA
- a CDS encoding homoserine O-acetyltransferase family protein, producing the protein MNLTSPYLITDMTQETFHCEEELNLESGESLPGFEISYTTQGHLTPKKDNVIWVLHALTGDANVHEWWSGLVGEDKFFVPTKYFIVCANLLGSCYGSTQPLSDNPNTGKPYYYDFPNLSTRDMAKAFDRLRQHLGIQQIDTIIGGSLGGQVALEWSYNLQEHVKKTIIVASNAKTSPWTIGFNEAQRMAIESDSTWGQNSPDAGKKGLEAARAIGMLSYRHQDIFHASQAETEEKTDHFRVSSYLRYQGQKLSNRFNALSYWVLTKAMDSHDLGRGRGGTAKALSEIKAKVLSIGINTDLLFTKEESQFIGKNVPNGTYREISSIYGHDAFLVENEQLNYILTSFYLENND; encoded by the coding sequence ATGAATCTAACATCACCGTATCTGATTACCGATATGACACAGGAAACATTCCACTGTGAAGAGGAATTAAATCTCGAATCAGGTGAATCACTACCAGGATTTGAGATCAGCTATACTACTCAAGGGCATTTGACGCCAAAAAAAGATAATGTCATCTGGGTATTGCACGCACTGACAGGAGATGCCAATGTCCACGAATGGTGGAGTGGCCTGGTCGGAGAAGACAAGTTTTTTGTTCCTACAAAATACTTCATCGTCTGTGCCAACCTTCTAGGATCATGCTATGGATCCACGCAGCCACTTAGCGATAATCCCAACACCGGGAAACCATACTATTACGATTTCCCGAACCTGTCCACCCGTGACATGGCCAAGGCATTTGACCGTCTTCGCCAGCATTTGGGAATCCAGCAGATAGACACCATCATCGGTGGATCGCTTGGTGGCCAAGTAGCACTTGAATGGTCTTATAATTTACAAGAGCACGTAAAAAAAACGATCATAGTAGCCTCCAATGCCAAAACCTCCCCTTGGACGATTGGCTTCAATGAGGCCCAAAGAATGGCTATCGAATCGGACAGCACCTGGGGACAGAACTCACCTGATGCAGGCAAAAAAGGCCTGGAAGCGGCACGTGCCATCGGCATGCTCAGTTACCGCCATCAGGATATTTTCCATGCCAGCCAAGCCGAAACGGAAGAAAAGACAGATCATTTCCGCGTAAGTTCTTATCTGCGCTACCAAGGGCAAAAGCTCTCCAATCGCTTTAACGCCCTCTCCTACTGGGTGCTCACCAAAGCCATGGATAGCCATGATCTTGGAAGAGGCAGAGGTGGTACCGCCAAGGCACTTTCAGAGATTAAAGCGAAAGTACTCTCCATCGGGATCAATACAGATTTGCTCTTTACCAAAGAAGAATCGCAGTTTATCGGCAAAAATGTCCCTAATGGCACTTATCGGGAGATTTCTTCCATTTATGGCCATGATGCCTTTTTGGTAGAAAACGAACAGCTAAATTATATTCTAACATCTTTTTACCTGGAAAATAATGACTAA